One window from the genome of Loxodonta africana isolate mLoxAfr1 chromosome 14, mLoxAfr1.hap2, whole genome shotgun sequence encodes:
- the TG gene encoding thyroglobulin, which yields MALVLWIFGLLGSASSVWANIFEYQVDMQPLRPCELQRERAFLKREDYVPQCSEDGSFRTVQCRKDGRACWCVGADGREVPGSRQPGRPASCLSFCQLQRQQLLVSGYINSTATSYLPQCQDSGGYTPVQCDVWRLQCWCVDVEGTEVYGTRQRGRPARCPRSCEIRNRRILHGVGDKSPPQCTPEGEFMPVQCKFVNTTDMMIFDLVQSYNRFPDAFVTFRTFQSRFPEVSGYCHCADSQGRELAETGLELLLDEIYDTIFAGLDLASTFAETTLYRILQRRFLAVQLVISGRFRCPTKCEVEQFTATSFGHPYIPTCSRNGDYQPVQCQREGPCWCVDAQGKAIQGTQRQVGLPSCAEDKSCTSERRQALSRLYFGPSGHFSQHNLFFSPEERQASQRVARFSSSCPPLFRELFVDSGLLRPMVEGQDKQFPASQSLLKEAIRAIFPTRELARLALRFTMDPKRLQQNLFGGKFLVNVGRFNVSGALGTRGTFNFGQFFQQLGLPAFKKGEEFMDVAKQFSVGPDANLATKTPNASEEAMNLPLVGSFGFKINLQENQNALNFLASFLELPEFLLFLQHAISVPEDVAQDLGDVVEMVLNSQDCEQPSTKLFVPSCTAEGSYENVQCSAGECWCVDSQGKELFGSRVRGGQPRCPTECEKQRAQMQSLMGSQPAGSSLFVPSCTSEGHFLPVQCSNSECYCVDAEGQAIPGTRSITGELKQCPTRCQLQAEQAFLGTVQALLSNSSLPPALSSIYIPQCSADGQWRHVQCDGPPEQAFEWYQRWAAQNNSGQELTPAELLKRIMSYREVASKSFRLFIQSLYEAGQQDVFPGLARYSAFQDVPQAVLEGNLTQPGENILLEPYLFWQILNGQLSRYPGPYSDFSAPLAHFDLRSCWCVDGAGHELEGTQAEPSKVPACPGPCEEVKLRVLQFIKEAEEIVLASNSSQFPLADSFLAAKGIRLTNEELSLPGPFSSRETIAEKFLRGSDYALRLAAQSSEYCTSAPCSVSLGKRKVGLVSLVSPGDES from the exons ATGGCCCTGGTCCTGTGGATCTTCGGTCTGCTGGGCTCTGCCAGCTCAGTGTGGGCCAACATCTTTG AATACCAGGTGGACATGCAGCCCCTCCGTCCATGCGAGCTGCAGAGGGAACGGGCTTTCCTGAAGCGAGAGGATTATGTCCCCCAGTGCTCTGAAGATGGCAGCTTCCG GACTGTTCAGTGCAGGAAGGACGGCCGGGCCTGTTGGTGTGTGGGTGCTGACGGCAGGGAGGTGCCAGGCAGCAGGCAGCCTGGGCGGCCAGCGTCTT GTCTGTCCTTCTGTCAGCTGCAGAGACAGCAACTCTTGGTGAGCGGCTACATTAACAGCACGGCCACCTCCTACCTGCCCCAGTGTCAAGACTCGGGGGGCTACACGCCTGTCCAGTGTGACGTGTGGCGGCTGCAGTGCTGGTGTGTGGACGTGGAAGGCACGGAGGTGTACGGGACCCGGCAGCGGGGCAGGCCAGCACGCT GTCCAAGGAGCTGTGAGATAAGAAACCGTCGCATCCTCCATGGGGTGGGGGACAAGTCGCCCCCCCAGTGCACCCCAGAAGGAGAGTTCATGCCTGTCCAGTGCAAGTTTGTCAACACCACAGACATGATGATTTTTGATCTGGTCCAGAGCTACAACAG GTTTCCAGATGCATTCGTGACCTTTAGGACCTTCCAGAGCAGGTTCCCCGAGGTGTCCGGGTATTGTCACTGTGCTGACAGTCAAGGGCGGGAACTGGCTGAGACAG GTTTGGAGCTGTTACTGGATGAGATTTACGACACCATTTTTGCCGGCCTGGACCTGGCTTCCACCTTTGCTGAAACCACCCTGTACCGGATATTGCAGAGACGGTTCCTAGCCGTCCAATTAGTCATCTCCGGCAGATTCCGAT GCCCCACAAAATGTGAAGTGGAGCAGTTTACAGCAACCAGCTTTGGCCACCCCTACATTCCAACCTGCAGCCGAAATGGGGACTACCAGCCAGTGCAGTGCCAAAGGGAAGGGCCATGCTGGTGTGTGGACGCCCAAGGAAAGGCGATCCAGGGGACTCAGCGGCAAGTGGGGCTGCCATCTTGTG CTGAGGACAAATCCTGCACCTCAGAAAGACGGCAGGCCTTGTCCAGACTCTACTTTGGGCCCTCTGGCCACTtcagccagcacaatttgttcttttctcctgaggaaagGCAGGCCTCTCAGAGAGTGGCCAGATTCTCCTCATCCTGCCCACCTCTGTTCAGGGAGCTGTTTGTTGACTCTGGCCTTCTCCGCCCCATGGTAGAGGGGCAGGATAAACAGTTTCCCGCCTCACAAAGTCTTCTCAAAGAAGCCATCAGAGCAATTTTCCCCACCAGAGAGCTGGCTCGTCTTGCCCTTCGGTTTACCATGGACCCCAAGCGACTCCAGCAAAACCTATTTGGAGGGAAATTTTTGGTGAATGTTGGCCGGTTTAATGTGTCTGGAGCCCTTGGAACAAGAGGCACGTTTAACTTCGGTCAGTTTTTCCAGCAACTTGGCCTCCCAGCCTTCAAGAAGGGAGAGGAATTCATGGATGTAGCCAAGCAGTTCTCTGTGGGACCTGATGCAAACCTTGCCACGAAAACCCCTAATGCCTCTGAGGAGGCTATGAATCTGCCACTCGTGGGCAGCTTTGGCTTCAAAATTAACTTACAGGAGAACCAAAATGCTCTGAATTTCCTTGCTTCTTTCCTGGAACTTCCAGAATTCCTTCTCTTCTTGCAGCATGCTATTTCCGTGCCAGAGGATGTAGCCCAGGATTTAGGGGACGTGGTGGAAATGGTGCTCAATTCCCAGgactgtgagcagccatccacAAAGCTTTTTGTCCCATCATGCACAGCAGAAGGGAGCTACGAGAATGTCCAGTGCTCTGCCGGGGAGTGCTGGTGTGTGGATTCCCAGGGCAAAGAACTTTTTGGCTCGAGAGTTAGAGGTGGACAACCCAGGTGCCCCACGGAGTGTGAAAAGCAAAGGGCACAAATGCAAAGCCTCATGGGTAGCCAGCCCGCTGGGTCCAGCTTATTTGTCCCTTCTTGTACCAGCGAGGGGCATTTCCTACCTGTCCAATGCTCCAACTCAGAGTGCTACTGTGTGGACGCTGAGGGTCAGGCTATCCCTGGAACTCGAAGTATAACAGGAGAACTCAAACAGT GCCCCACGCGCTGTCAGTTACAGGCAGAGCAAGCTTTCCTGGGGACAGTGCAGGCCCTGCTCTCCAATTCCAGCCTACCACCTGCTCTCTCCAGCATCTACATCCCACAGTGCAGTGCTGATGGGCAATGGAGACACGTACAATGCGATGGGCCTCCCGAGCAGGCCTTTGAGTGGTACCAACGGTGGGCAGCTCAGAACAACAGTGGCCAGGAGCTGACCCCTGCTGAGTTGCTAAAGAGGATCATGAGCTATAGAGAAGTGGCTTCCAAAAGCTTCCGCCTCTTTATCCAAAGTCTGTATGAGGCTGGCCAACAAGATGTCTTCCCAGGGCTGGCAAGATACTCTGCTTTCCAAGACGTCCCACAGGCAGTCCTGGAAGGCAACCTGACCCAGCCTGGAGAGAACATCCTCCTGGAGCCCTACCTCTTTTGGCAGATCCTAAATGGCCAGCTCAGCCGGTACCCAGGGCCCTACTCAGATTTCAGCGCTCCTTTGGCACACTTTGACCTTCGAAGCTGCTGGTGTGTGGATGGGGCCGGTCATGAACTGGAAGGCACTCAGGCTGAGCCAAGCAAGGTTCCAGCAT GCCCTGGCCCCTGTGAGGAAGTGAAGCTTCGTGTCCTGCAGTTCATTAAGGAAGCAGAGGAAATCGTCTTGGCTTCCAACagttctcagttccctctggcaGACAGCTTTCTAGCCGCCAAGGGAATCCGGCTGACCAATGAGGAGCTCTCCCTTCCTGGGCCCTTCTCATCCCGGGAGACAATCGCTGAGAAGTTTCTGAGGGGAAGTGACTATGCCCTTCGCTTGGCGGCCCAGTCCAGTGAGTACTGTACTTCAGCGCCTTGTTCCGTGTCTTTGGGGAAGCGAAAAGTTGGATTAGTCTCCTTGGTTTCTCCAGGCGATGAGTCTTGA